One region of Desulfurobacterium indicum genomic DNA includes:
- the kdsA gene encoding 3-deoxy-8-phosphooctulonate synthase: MILIAGPCVIETEGTLFKIAEVVKKVQEKFPELKVIFKASFDKANRSSIRSYRGPGLDKGLRMLAKVKENFDLPVLTDIHESYQAEPAGSVVDYIQIPAFLCRQTDLLIAAAKTGKPVNVKKGQFMAPWDMKNVFEKLKESGAKEIFLTERGTIFGYNNLVVDFRSIPIMKSFGVPVIFDATHSVQRPGGLGSASDGDREFVPYLARAAIAVGADGLFFETHPEPEKALSDGPNMLPLKDFPLLVEELVRLYKFVRRNSDGKG, translated from the coding sequence ATGATATTAATTGCAGGCCCTTGTGTTATAGAGACTGAAGGAACGTTGTTTAAAATTGCAGAGGTTGTGAAGAAAGTTCAGGAGAAATTTCCTGAATTAAAGGTTATTTTCAAAGCTTCTTTTGACAAGGCAAACAGAAGTTCAATCCGTTCATACAGAGGCCCAGGGCTTGATAAAGGTTTGAGGATGCTTGCAAAGGTTAAGGAAAATTTTGATTTGCCTGTCCTGACGGATATTCACGAATCATATCAGGCAGAGCCTGCGGGAAGTGTTGTTGATTACATTCAGATTCCTGCCTTTCTATGTCGCCAGACAGACCTTCTTATTGCTGCAGCAAAGACTGGTAAACCTGTTAATGTTAAAAAAGGACAGTTTATGGCTCCGTGGGATATGAAAAATGTTTTTGAAAAACTTAAAGAGTCAGGAGCAAAAGAGATATTTTTAACGGAAAGAGGAACAATTTTTGGATACAATAATCTGGTTGTTGATTTCAGAAGTATTCCTATAATGAAATCTTTTGGGGTTCCTGTTATTTTTGACGCCACCCATTCTGTTCAAAGACCCGGCGGCCTTGGTTCTGCTTCTGATGGAGACAGAGAGTTTGTTCCATATCTTGCAAGGGCAGCTATTGCTGTTGGTGCTGACGGACTCTTTTTTGAGACGCATCCGGAACCTGAAAAAGCACTCTCTGACGGTCCCAACATGCTTCCTTTGAAGGATTTTCCGCTACTTGTTGAAGAGCTTGTAAGACTCTACAAGTTTGTGAGGAGAAATAGTGACGGAAAAGGTTAA
- a CDS encoding endonuclease III domain-containing protein, with the protein MTEKVKKIDIDRIVEILERESKKWDVPVVSLMSRHDRDPFKILISTILSLRTKDEVTAKASERLFKKADNPYDMLKLSEEEIEKLVYPVGFYRNKAKTIKEICKTLIEKYNGEVPDSLDELLKLKGVGRKTANLVVTLGFNKPGICVDTHVHRIMNRIGYVKTKTPEETEFALRKKLPKKYWKIINELLVALGQHICHPTSPRCSVCPIKDYCRKVGVKRSR; encoded by the coding sequence GTGACGGAAAAGGTTAAAAAGATTGATATAGATAGAATAGTTGAAATTCTTGAAAGAGAATCAAAAAAATGGGATGTTCCCGTTGTGAGTTTAATGTCCCGGCACGATAGAGATCCTTTTAAAATTTTGATTTCAACGATACTCAGTTTAAGAACAAAAGATGAAGTGACAGCTAAAGCTTCCGAGAGGCTTTTTAAAAAGGCTGATAATCCTTATGATATGCTTAAACTTTCCGAAGAAGAGATAGAAAAACTTGTCTATCCTGTTGGATTTTACAGAAACAAGGCAAAAACGATAAAAGAGATCTGCAAAACACTTATTGAAAAGTATAACGGTGAAGTTCCCGATTCTCTTGATGAACTTTTAAAGCTTAAAGGTGTTGGAAGAAAAACAGCCAATCTTGTTGTTACGCTGGGGTTTAATAAGCCCGGTATATGTGTGGATACTCACGTTCACAGAATAATGAACCGCATTGGCTATGTTAAAACGAAAACACCGGAAGAAACCGAATTTGCCCTGAGGAAAAAGCTTCCAAAAAAATACTGGAAAATTATAAATGAGCTCTTGGTCGCACTTGGTCAGCATATATGTCATCCTACTTCACCAAGATGTAGCGTATGTCCTATAAAAGATTACTGCCGGAAAGTGGGTGTAAAAAGGAGCAGGTAA
- a CDS encoding nicotinate phosphoribosyltransferase — MTEALFTDLYELTMMCAYLDNKKTETASFELFTRVLPEKRNYLVYAGLQDVVNYLENFSFSKDDVDYLYSLNLFPDWFLDFLKEFRFTGNLYSMDEGTPFFPHEPVLRIEAPIYEAQLFETAILNMTHIGTLIASKAARVYSVSRGKVLSDFSLRRTHGKDAGIKVARSTYIAGFSSTSNVLAGKLYGIPVVGTVAHSFIMSFETEEEAFKAYLKTFPDRSILLVDTYDTVKGIEKAIEVALELKKKGYTLRGIRLDSGNVLELAKLAREMLDKKGFKETKIIVSGGLDEYKVDELLSSGAPIDIFGIGTKVGTSSDSPYVDFVYKLVELGGKPVMKTSSGKKMYPGRKQVYRLESFDRVTVWDEKSNGRPLLKPIFLNGKRTERLPSLNEIREHFLSEFEILDERVKDIYAKYVYPVEISEELKKLYDRTYKEIEEQKWK; from the coding sequence ATGACTGAAGCGCTGTTTACAGACCTTTACGAGCTTACGATGATGTGTGCCTATCTTGATAACAAGAAAACCGAAACGGCTTCATTTGAACTTTTTACAAGGGTTCTTCCTGAAAAAAGGAATTATCTTGTTTATGCAGGGCTTCAGGATGTTGTTAATTATCTTGAAAATTTTTCGTTCTCAAAAGATGATGTAGATTATCTTTACTCTCTTAACCTTTTCCCTGATTGGTTTCTGGATTTTTTGAAAGAATTTCGTTTTACCGGGAATCTTTACAGTATGGATGAGGGAACGCCCTTTTTCCCCCACGAACCTGTTTTAAGGATTGAGGCACCGATCTATGAAGCGCAGCTTTTTGAAACGGCCATACTTAACATGACTCACATAGGTACATTGATTGCTTCAAAGGCAGCAAGGGTATATTCTGTTTCACGAGGAAAGGTGCTTTCCGATTTCTCTTTAAGAAGAACTCATGGAAAAGATGCCGGTATAAAGGTTGCAAGAAGCACTTACATAGCAGGTTTTTCTTCCACTTCCAACGTTCTGGCAGGAAAGCTTTACGGTATTCCTGTTGTAGGTACGGTAGCTCATTCGTTTATCATGAGTTTTGAAACAGAAGAGGAGGCCTTCAAAGCTTATCTGAAGACATTTCCCGATAGATCTATCCTTCTTGTTGATACCTATGACACGGTGAAAGGTATTGAGAAGGCAATAGAAGTGGCACTTGAATTGAAAAAGAAGGGCTACACTTTGAGAGGTATAAGACTTGATAGCGGCAATGTTCTTGAGCTTGCAAAACTTGCAAGAGAAATGCTTGATAAAAAAGGATTTAAGGAGACAAAAATTATAGTCAGTGGTGGCCTTGATGAGTATAAAGTTGATGAACTTTTATCCAGTGGTGCTCCAATAGATATATTCGGTATCGGAACGAAAGTCGGTACGTCATCAGATTCTCCTTATGTTGATTTTGTCTATAAGCTTGTTGAACTTGGTGGAAAACCTGTAATGAAAACGAGCAGCGGTAAGAAAATGTATCCCGGTAGAAAGCAGGTTTATCGCCTTGAATCTTTTGACAGAGTTACTGTTTGGGATGAAAAAAGTAACGGTAGACCTCTTTTAAAGCCAATTTTTCTCAACGGAAAAAGAACCGAACGACTTCCTTCTCTGAATGAGATAAGGGAGCATTTCCTCTCGGAGTTTGAGATACTGGATGAAAGAGTGAAAGATATTTACGCAAAGTATGTTTATCCGGTGGAGATTTCGGAAGAATTGAAAAAACTTTATGACAGGACGTATAAAGAGATAGAGGAACAGAAATGGAAGTGA
- the cmk gene encoding (d)CMP kinase, whose product MEVTKITIDGPAGAGKSTIAELLAEKLGFLHLDSGAVYRAIGVAAKKKGIDLDNEEAVSSFLKSLSIEIKNSGRVFVNGVDLTEEIRKPEGGILASKIARFPEVRRKVIEVLRKAAEGRQVITDGRDAGTNIFPDADVKIFLTASSEERARRRYRELKEKGYNVSFDQVLEEVKERDYQDRNRKVAPLTVPEGACIIDTTGKTIKEVVREIENLILHSR is encoded by the coding sequence ATGGAAGTGACAAAAATAACGATTGACGGGCCTGCTGGAGCGGGTAAGAGCACTATAGCAGAGCTTCTTGCGGAAAAATTGGGTTTTTTGCATCTTGATTCAGGAGCGGTTTACAGAGCAATTGGAGTTGCTGCAAAGAAAAAGGGAATTGACCTTGATAATGAGGAAGCGGTTTCTTCTTTTTTAAAATCTCTTTCTATAGAGATAAAAAATAGTGGTAGAGTTTTCGTGAACGGTGTTGACCTTACGGAAGAAATAAGAAAGCCGGAAGGTGGAATCTTAGCTTCTAAGATTGCAAGATTCCCTGAAGTAAGGAGGAAGGTTATTGAAGTTTTAAGGAAAGCGGCTGAAGGTAGACAAGTTATAACCGACGGGAGGGATGCGGGAACAAATATTTTCCCTGATGCAGATGTTAAAATATTTTTGACCGCTTCTTCAGAAGAGAGAGCAAGAAGAAGATACAGAGAACTGAAAGAAAAGGGTTATAACGTGAGTTTTGATCAGGTTTTGGAAGAGGTTAAAGAAAGAGACTATCAGGATAGAAACAGAAAAGTGGCACCTTTAACGGTGCCGGAAGGTGCCTGCATAATAGACACAACGGGAAAAACAATAAAGGAAGTTGTAAGAGAGATTGAAAATTTAATTCTACACAGCAGGTAA
- a CDS encoding MBL fold metallo-hydrolase, translating into MEIKPLTENVSYIPGRTNVGVIKCGGSDVILVDTGIDSGSGKRILRFLENKKLKPVAVVNTHFHTDHCGGNKILKEEVGVKVYASSVAATVIRYPFINPFSLFSGVYPVKDLMNKFVMAESSNVDVEIEEGEIKIGDAVIKIVPLPGHAPGQIGVVADDIFFCGDAVFAPEVIEKVVIPFNVDIKTEKETLNFLKNTAFSLYVPSHGEPVENIEFYVLENLRQIERIKGMIFGFLEKEASSEEIVDFVLKEIGLKVKAVHHYFLIHAGILAYLSYLYNEGLISLKIENRPLWKRR; encoded by the coding sequence GTGGAGATTAAGCCTTTGACTGAAAATGTTTCTTATATTCCCGGGAGGACGAATGTTGGTGTTATTAAATGTGGTGGTAGTGATGTGATTTTAGTTGATACCGGTATTGATTCAGGTAGCGGAAAGAGGATTCTGAGGTTTCTTGAAAATAAAAAGTTAAAACCTGTGGCCGTTGTTAATACTCACTTTCACACGGATCACTGCGGCGGGAATAAAATTTTGAAAGAGGAAGTCGGTGTTAAAGTTTACGCTTCCAGTGTGGCAGCCACGGTTATAAGATATCCTTTCATAAATCCTTTTTCTCTTTTCTCCGGTGTTTATCCTGTGAAGGATTTGATGAACAAGTTTGTTATGGCTGAGTCGTCCAATGTTGATGTTGAGATAGAAGAGGGAGAAATTAAAATCGGGGATGCCGTTATTAAGATTGTTCCTCTTCCAGGTCATGCTCCGGGGCAGATAGGAGTTGTAGCAGATGATATTTTTTTCTGCGGGGATGCGGTTTTCGCCCCGGAAGTTATTGAAAAGGTTGTTATTCCGTTTAACGTTGATATAAAGACGGAAAAAGAGACTCTTAACTTTTTGAAGAATACTGCTTTTTCTCTTTATGTTCCCTCTCATGGAGAGCCTGTTGAAAATATTGAATTCTATGTTCTTGAAAATTTAAGGCAGATAGAACGTATTAAAGGGATGATATTCGGTTTCCTTGAAAAAGAGGCTTCTTCTGAGGAGATTGTTGATTTTGTTCTCAAGGAAATCGGTTTGAAAGTTAAGGCCGTTCACCATTATTTTCTGATTCACGCAGGGATTTTAGCTTACCTTTCTTATCTTTACAATGAGGGACTGATTTCATTAAAGATTGAAAACCGTCCTCTGTGGAAAAGGAGGTAA
- a CDS encoding TIGR04219 family outer membrane beta-barrel protein: MRKILGLLTVVLFVSSTAANALPLLTIEAGAGAVQEQPSGWINYQGTNADVKNDLNLGDETKPFGWVRIEHPLPIIPNVKIEATKYNFTGSRTITQQFQFAGKTFTANADIDSELRLDQYDLTLYWGVPFLGLATLGTTHLNFGLTLKYIDGYASVKSSTLGLDESTDFQVPLPMLYGQGDFGVGPVRVNAEVKWIGYSGNQFLDAKAEVRYSPIPLLFVGAGYRYENLKIDDIEDVSSDIKIKGPYLEAGLSF; the protein is encoded by the coding sequence ATGAGAAAGATTTTAGGACTTTTAACAGTCGTACTCTTCGTATCCTCAACAGCTGCAAACGCTCTGCCTCTTTTAACAATAGAAGCCGGAGCAGGTGCAGTTCAGGAACAACCTTCAGGATGGATCAACTATCAGGGAACTAATGCTGACGTAAAAAATGACCTTAACTTAGGAGATGAAACAAAACCTTTTGGGTGGGTAAGAATAGAACACCCGCTACCTATTATTCCGAATGTGAAAATTGAAGCAACAAAATACAACTTTACAGGTTCTAGAACCATTACTCAACAATTCCAGTTCGCAGGAAAAACATTTACTGCGAATGCAGATATTGATAGTGAACTGAGACTTGACCAGTATGATTTAACACTCTACTGGGGAGTTCCGTTTCTTGGACTTGCAACTCTCGGAACAACACATCTAAACTTCGGTTTAACACTTAAATACATTGACGGTTATGCATCCGTTAAATCATCAACTCTTGGTTTAGATGAATCAACTGACTTTCAGGTACCGCTTCCTATGCTTTACGGCCAGGGAGATTTCGGCGTAGGACCTGTCAGGGTAAATGCAGAAGTTAAATGGATAGGTTATTCGGGTAACCAATTTTTAGATGCAAAAGCAGAAGTCAGATATTCACCGATTCCACTGCTCTTTGTCGGAGCAGGTTACAGATATGAAAACCTGAAAATTGATGATATAGAAGACGTATCTTCAGATATCAAAATCAAAGGTCCCTATCTTGAAGCAGGCCTCAGCTTTTAA
- the ahcY gene encoding adenosylhomocysteinase, with protein sequence MEYHVKDLSLADKGKDRIEWAEMDMPVLRKEIRERFMKVQPLKGIKLGICLHVTTETANLVRTLKEGGAEVYLCACNPLSTQDDVAAALVKHYDIPVFAIRGEDEKTYYDHIKTVISKEPDITMDDGADLVSTLHKEYPELLEKVMGGTEETTTGVIRLKAMAKDGVLKYPVIAVNEALTKHLFDNRYGTGQSTIDGILRATNRLLAGSVFVVAGYGWCGRGLAMRAAGMGAEVIVTEVDPIKAIEARMDGFRVMPMAEAAKLGDIFCTVTGNIHVIREEHFNVMKDGAIVSNSGHFNVEIDVAALEKMAVKKRRVRDFVDEYTMKDGRRIYLLGEGRLVNLAAAEGHPASVMDMSFANQALSAEFIVKEGKNLKPDVYVVPGHIDNKVAELKLKAMGIEIDTLTPEQMEYLNSWDVGT encoded by the coding sequence ATGGAATACCACGTAAAAGACCTCTCTCTTGCAGATAAAGGAAAAGACAGAATAGAATGGGCAGAGATGGATATGCCCGTTTTAAGGAAAGAAATCAGAGAACGCTTCATGAAGGTACAGCCCCTCAAAGGAATAAAATTGGGAATTTGCCTTCACGTTACAACGGAGACGGCAAACCTTGTAAGGACACTCAAAGAGGGCGGAGCAGAAGTTTATCTGTGTGCGTGCAATCCCTTATCAACTCAGGATGACGTTGCGGCAGCCCTTGTTAAACATTATGACATCCCGGTTTTTGCCATAAGAGGCGAAGACGAAAAAACCTATTATGACCACATAAAAACGGTTATATCAAAAGAGCCGGACATAACAATGGATGACGGTGCCGATCTTGTTTCAACGCTTCACAAAGAATACCCAGAACTCCTCGAAAAAGTCATGGGCGGAACGGAAGAAACAACAACAGGCGTCATCAGACTGAAAGCAATGGCAAAGGACGGCGTTTTAAAATACCCTGTCATAGCTGTAAACGAAGCCCTTACAAAACATCTCTTTGACAACAGATACGGAACAGGACAGTCAACAATAGACGGTATCTTGAGAGCCACAAACAGATTACTTGCAGGTTCCGTCTTTGTCGTTGCAGGTTACGGCTGGTGCGGAAGAGGCCTTGCAATGAGAGCAGCCGGCATGGGAGCAGAAGTTATCGTAACGGAAGTGGATCCGATAAAGGCAATAGAAGCGAGAATGGACGGATTCAGAGTTATGCCAATGGCAGAAGCAGCAAAGTTAGGAGATATCTTCTGCACGGTAACAGGAAACATCCACGTAATAAGAGAAGAACATTTTAACGTAATGAAAGACGGCGCGATTGTCTCAAACTCAGGCCATTTCAACGTTGAAATAGACGTTGCAGCCCTTGAAAAGATGGCTGTTAAGAAAAGAAGAGTGAGAGATTTTGTTGACGAATACACGATGAAGGACGGAAGACGTATCTATCTTTTAGGCGAAGGAAGACTTGTAAACCTTGCGGCAGCAGAAGGACATCCGGCTTCAGTCATGGATATGAGCTTTGCCAACCAGGCGCTGTCAGCTGAATTCATAGTCAAGGAAGGGAAAAATCTAAAACCCGATGTTTATGTTGTTCCCGGCCATATTGATAACAAAGTCGCCGAATTGAAGCTGAAAGCAATGGGAATAGAGATAGATACACTGACTCCCGAGCAGATGGAATATCTCAACTCCTGGGATGTGGGAACTTAA